A section of the Mastomys coucha isolate ucsf_1 unplaced genomic scaffold, UCSF_Mcou_1 pScaffold15, whole genome shotgun sequence genome encodes:
- the Dstn gene encoding destrin, with product MASGVQVADEVCRIFYDMKVRKCSTPEEIKKRKKAVIFCLSADKKCIVVEEGKEILVGDIGVTITDPFKHFVGMLPEKDCRYALYDASFETKESRKEELMFFLWAPEQAPLKSKMIYASSKDAIKKKFPGIKHEYQANGPEDLNRNSIAEKLGGSLIVAFEGSPL from the exons GCCTCAGGAGTTCAAGTTGCGGATGAAGTATGTCGCATTTTCTACGACATGAAAGTTCGGAAATGCTCTACAccagaagaaatcaagaaaagaaagaaggctgtCATTTTCTGTCTCAGTGCAGACAAAAAGTGCATAGTTGTTGAAGAAGGCAAAGAGATCTTGGTGGGAGATATTGGTGTTACCATAACTGATCCTTTCAAGCATTTTGTTGGAATGCTTCCTGAAAAAGATTGTCGCTATGCTTTGTATGACGCCAGCTTTGAAACCAAGGAGTCCAGAAAAGAAGAGCTAATGTTCTTCTTGTG GGCACCAGAACAAGCACCTCTGAAAAGTAAAATGATCTATGCAAGCTCAAAGGACGCCATCAAGAAGAAATTTCCAG GTATAAAGCATGAATATCAAGCAAATGGGCCAGAAGACCTCAATCGGAATAGTATTGCCGAAAAGCTAGGTGGCTCCCTGATTGTAGCATTTGAAGGATCCCCCTTGTAG